A genomic segment from Pediococcus acidilactici encodes:
- the grpE gene encoding nucleotide exchange factor GrpE has product MTVRRIELAKEDEKTKAKSTSTAAPDEEKNNAADEQTKKATQESEDNSKDSAKDQEQAVVDPAEFKKVTAERDELSDKYIRAQAEIVNMRRRNEKEQASLLKYDGQKLAKAILPALDNLERALTVEAEHSEQLLKGVEMVQKDLLKALKENDIAEIEADGQKFDPNLHQAVQTVPADDDHPADTVVKVFQKGYILKDRVLRPAMVVVAQ; this is encoded by the coding sequence ATGACAGTTAGGAGGATTGAATTGGCAAAAGAAGACGAAAAGACAAAGGCAAAATCAACTTCAACCGCAGCGCCGGATGAAGAAAAAAATAATGCCGCTGATGAGCAAACAAAAAAAGCGACGCAAGAATCCGAAGATAATTCAAAAGATTCTGCTAAGGATCAAGAACAAGCAGTTGTAGATCCAGCAGAATTTAAAAAAGTTACGGCGGAACGCGACGAACTTTCCGACAAATATATCCGCGCGCAAGCAGAAATTGTGAACATGCGGCGGCGCAATGAAAAGGAACAAGCTAGTCTGTTAAAATATGATGGTCAAAAACTAGCGAAGGCAATTTTACCTGCGTTAGATAATCTGGAACGCGCTTTGACAGTGGAAGCTGAACATTCAGAACAACTGTTGAAGGGGGTTGAGATGGTTCAAAAGGATCTCTTAAAAGCCCTTAAAGAAAATGATATCGCTGAAATCGAGGCAGATGGTCAAAAATTTGATCCCAACCTGCACCAAGCGGTTCAAACGGTTCCAGCAGATGACGATCATCCAGCGGATACCGTCGTTAAGGTATTCCAAAAGGGTTATATTTTAAAGGACCGGGTATTACGGCCAGCAATGGTTGTTGTTGCTCAATAA
- the dnaK gene encoding molecular chaperone DnaK → MASNKIIGIDLGTTNSAVAVMDGDKPKIITNPEGARTTPSVVAFKNGETQVGEVAKRQAITNPNTISSIKRHIGEAGYKVTVDGKSYTPQEVSAMILSYIKKFAEDYLGEEVDQAVITVPAYFDDSQRQATKDAGKIAGLEVKRIINEPTASALAYGLDKSDKDEKILVYDLGGGTFDVSILELGDGVFQVLSTNGDTHLGGDDFDQKIIDWLVEGFKEENGIDLSKDKMALQRLKDAAEKAKKDLSGVSEAQISLPFISAGEAGPLHLEKTLTRAQFDQLTADLVAKTKVPVDNALKDAGLSASDIDQVILNGGSTRIPAVQEAVKNWTGKEPNHSINPDEAVALGAAVQGGVLTGDVKDVVLLDVTPLSLGIETMGGVFTKLIDRNTTIPTSKSQIFSTAADNQPAVDIHVLQGERPMAADNKTLGRFQLTDIPAAPRGVPQIEVKFDIDKNGIVNVSAKDKGTGKEQKITIKSSSGLSDEEIERMMKEAKENEEADRKRKEEVDLRNEVDQLIFTTDKTLKELEGKVSEDEIKKAKDAKEALEKAQKDNNLEEMKAKKDDLSKIVQDLSVKLYQQAQQAQGQADGAQGNDQNTGNNDDNTVNGDFEEVDPDKDNK, encoded by the coding sequence ATGGCAAGTAATAAAATTATTGGTATTGACTTAGGTACTACAAACTCTGCAGTTGCTGTCATGGACGGTGACAAGCCTAAAATTATCACTAACCCGGAAGGGGCACGGACAACTCCATCAGTAGTTGCCTTCAAAAATGGTGAAACTCAAGTAGGTGAAGTGGCAAAACGGCAAGCAATCACTAATCCAAACACGATTTCTTCCATTAAGCGTCACATTGGCGAAGCTGGCTACAAGGTAACGGTAGACGGCAAGTCATACACCCCACAAGAAGTTTCTGCAATGATTTTGAGCTACATCAAGAAGTTTGCAGAAGACTATCTTGGTGAAGAAGTTGATCAAGCCGTTATCACGGTTCCAGCTTACTTCGATGATTCTCAACGGCAAGCAACAAAAGATGCTGGTAAGATTGCTGGTTTGGAAGTTAAACGAATCATCAACGAACCAACTGCTTCAGCATTGGCTTACGGCTTAGACAAGAGTGACAAGGATGAAAAGATCTTGGTATACGACCTTGGTGGTGGGACTTTTGATGTTTCGATCCTTGAACTCGGCGACGGTGTTTTCCAAGTACTTTCAACAAACGGGGACACTCACCTTGGTGGGGATGACTTTGACCAAAAGATTATTGATTGGTTAGTTGAAGGCTTCAAGGAAGAAAACGGCATTGACCTTTCTAAAGACAAGATGGCTCTTCAACGTTTGAAGGACGCTGCTGAAAAAGCTAAGAAAGACTTGTCTGGAGTTAGCGAAGCACAAATCAGCTTACCATTTATCTCCGCTGGCGAAGCTGGCCCATTGCACTTGGAAAAGACTTTGACACGGGCACAATTTGATCAATTAACCGCAGACTTAGTTGCTAAGACTAAGGTACCAGTTGATAATGCCCTTAAAGATGCTGGTCTATCAGCTTCTGACATTGACCAAGTTATCTTAAACGGTGGTTCAACTCGGATTCCAGCTGTTCAAGAAGCCGTAAAGAACTGGACGGGCAAGGAACCTAACCACTCCATCAACCCTGACGAAGCTGTTGCTCTTGGTGCTGCCGTTCAAGGTGGGGTTTTAACTGGTGATGTTAAAGACGTTGTTTTACTTGACGTAACTCCACTTTCACTTGGTATTGAAACCATGGGTGGTGTGTTCACTAAGTTAATTGACCGGAACACTACGATTCCAACCAGCAAGTCTCAAATCTTCTCTACCGCAGCAGATAACCAACCAGCTGTAGACATTCACGTACTTCAAGGTGAACGTCCAATGGCGGCAGATAATAAGACGCTGGGTCGTTTCCAACTAACGGACATTCCAGCTGCTCCACGGGGAGTTCCACAAATCGAAGTTAAGTTCGATATTGATAAGAATGGTATCGTTAACGTTTCTGCCAAGGATAAGGGTACTGGTAAGGAACAAAAGATTACCATCAAGAGTTCATCGGGTCTCAGTGATGAAGAAATCGAACGGATGATGAAGGAAGCTAAGGAAAACGAAGAAGCCGACCGCAAGCGTAAGGAAGAAGTTGACCTTCGTAACGAAGTTGACCAATTGATCTTCACAACCGACAAGACTTTGAAGGAACTTGAAGGTAAGGTTTCTGAAGACGAAATCAAGAAGGCTAAAGACGCTAAGGAAGCCCTTGAAAAAGCACAAAAAGATAACAACTTAGAAGAAATGAAAGCTAAGAAGGATGATTTGAGCAAGATTGTCCAAGACTTATCTGTAAAGCTTTACCAACAAGCTCAACAAGCACAAGGTCAAGCTGATGGTGCTCAAGGTAACGACCAGAATACCGGTAATAACGACGACAACACTGTCAATGGGGATTTCGAAGAAGTCGATCCTGACAAAGACAACAAATAA
- the dnaJ gene encoding molecular chaperone DnaJ — translation MAGSKDYYDILGVSRDASEDEIKKAYRRLSKKYHPDINKEPGAEQKFKDINEAYDVLGDQQKRAQYDQFGSADGNAGFGGGGFGDQGGFGGFGGGFDDIFSSFFGGGQRQAANQPRQGEDLQYQMTLKFEEAIFGKKSTIKYSREAECKTCGGSGAKPGTSPETCHKCHGTGSIQITQNTPLGRMVRQQVCDVCNGTGKEIKEKCPTCGGTGHTKQEHEVKVSVPAGVEDGQQMRLQGQGEAGYNGGPYGDLYIIFQVQPSKIYEREGSEIYYDQSISFVQAALGDEIEVPTVHGKVKLKIPAGTQTGTNFRLKGKGAPRLRGNGNGDQHVHVKVKVPKKLNAGQKEALKLFAKASGEHPSGNGKGGFFDKFMN, via the coding sequence ATGGCTGGAAGTAAAGATTACTATGACATTCTGGGAGTCAGTCGCGATGCATCTGAAGATGAAATCAAGAAGGCTTATCGCCGCTTGTCGAAAAAATACCATCCGGACATCAACAAAGAGCCGGGAGCGGAACAAAAATTTAAGGACATTAACGAAGCTTACGACGTTTTAGGTGATCAACAAAAGCGTGCGCAATATGACCAGTTTGGTTCAGCAGACGGCAACGCCGGTTTTGGTGGCGGTGGTTTCGGTGATCAAGGCGGCTTTGGTGGTTTTGGTGGCGGCTTTGACGACATTTTCAGTTCTTTCTTTGGTGGTGGTCAACGACAGGCCGCTAACCAACCACGACAAGGAGAGGATTTGCAGTACCAAATGACGCTTAAGTTTGAAGAAGCGATTTTTGGTAAAAAGTCGACGATCAAGTATTCACGAGAAGCCGAATGTAAGACCTGTGGCGGATCGGGTGCTAAGCCGGGAACTTCGCCAGAAACTTGCCATAAATGTCATGGAACGGGTAGTATTCAAATTACCCAAAATACTCCGCTTGGTCGGATGGTTCGGCAACAGGTTTGTGACGTATGTAACGGAACTGGTAAAGAAATTAAAGAGAAATGCCCAACTTGTGGTGGTACTGGACACACTAAGCAAGAACATGAAGTAAAGGTTTCTGTTCCAGCCGGTGTTGAAGATGGTCAACAAATGCGGCTTCAAGGCCAAGGTGAAGCTGGTTATAATGGCGGACCTTATGGTGACCTTTACATCATTTTCCAAGTACAGCCAAGTAAGATTTATGAGCGCGAAGGTTCAGAAATTTACTATGATCAGTCAATTTCTTTCGTACAAGCTGCACTTGGGGATGAAATTGAAGTACCTACCGTTCACGGCAAGGTTAAGTTAAAAATCCCAGCTGGTACGCAGACAGGAACTAACTTCCGCTTGAAGGGCAAGGGAGCTCCTCGTTTACGAGGTAATGGTAACGGTGACCAACACGTCCACGTGAAGGTTAAGGTGCCTAAGAAGCTGAATGCGGGCCAAAAAGAAGCTTTGAAGCTCTTTGCTAAGGCGAGTGGTGAACATCCGTCAGGCAACGGCAAGGGCGGTTTCTTTGATAAATTTATGAATTAA
- a CDS encoding FUSC family protein: MNKKIARYLLIWLKSTWLYSKPVWNFVSLSDWLLLSVAVLITNSIGYLLSDIWNATFILMNVGCFFGTIVCLMPRHDEPLINAIKGIAFIGLGGVVGILFSGFPLLLAIVITGGLFLTGITYSFSINTFLRYLFCVLAVMATAGLKIGVSTANMFLGLLSFITGMAIVALMFCLYNKRLNISLPMTASLYSQLVLISNNKKANYFEERTKVLEAVEIMPRIYQVRDPWVFQVVKSADKILTRITWNKNKKNTEALSYIVQLLQGMNVPQPTKLEKADSEIQQVISILNTKQERARTFSKRSFSLANEIKTLKKMVSTTSNTTLRFASRLALTGLICYVLSLAMDQFMIMPLEKHSFWIPLSGCLMVMPGVHDTLGKSSARAFGSLFGACLGVLLFSILFPSQINNKLLYAVVSTILIILFLTIKKFSQFFLMISVTFWLVFLLGGSIAGVTRIVDVIIGGSVAILILLIFPAKSNDDFAENLEDWGKVAGYILLYMSNEEKLSDLKEKDFNTLYIMQDKLKRSANEFIIANRVKNDYETVCLIESIKTLTSKIELQIVQMREHIKLATVQLHEVRGEFQEYYARLNSLTNSTEIEKKTKEQKQSLDHYYFAELNLNIKRLEMEVGQIRAANKVFINS; the protein is encoded by the coding sequence ATGAACAAGAAAATAGCTAGATATCTATTAATATGGCTAAAATCAACATGGCTTTATTCAAAGCCTGTCTGGAACTTTGTTAGTTTAAGTGACTGGTTATTACTATCAGTGGCAGTATTAATAACCAATAGTATTGGTTATTTACTTAGTGATATTTGGAATGCAACTTTTATTTTAATGAATGTTGGCTGCTTTTTTGGAACAATTGTTTGTTTGATGCCACGTCATGACGAGCCCTTAATAAATGCAATTAAAGGAATAGCTTTTATTGGCTTAGGAGGAGTAGTAGGAATTTTGTTTTCAGGTTTTCCACTCTTACTGGCAATAGTAATTACCGGAGGTCTATTTTTAACAGGAATTACATATAGTTTTAGTATCAACACATTCTTGAGATACTTGTTTTGTGTGCTAGCCGTTATGGCAACTGCAGGACTAAAAATTGGCGTTTCTACAGCTAATATGTTTTTAGGCTTGTTATCTTTTATCACAGGAATGGCGATTGTAGCACTAATGTTTTGTCTTTATAATAAGAGACTTAATATATCTTTGCCCATGACTGCAAGTCTATATAGTCAGTTAGTTTTAATTTCAAACAACAAAAAAGCGAATTACTTTGAAGAAAGAACCAAAGTTTTAGAGGCAGTAGAAATAATGCCAAGAATTTACCAAGTGCGTGATCCCTGGGTGTTTCAGGTGGTTAAATCCGCAGATAAAATTCTTACTAGGATAACCTGGAATAAAAACAAAAAAAATACCGAGGCATTAAGTTATATAGTGCAATTACTGCAAGGTATGAACGTTCCTCAGCCTACTAAATTGGAGAAAGCTGATAGTGAAATACAGCAAGTTATTAGTATTTTAAACACAAAGCAAGAACGTGCTAGGACATTTTCAAAAAGAAGCTTTTCTCTTGCAAACGAAATAAAAACACTTAAAAAAATGGTTTCAACCACCTCAAACACAACACTTCGATTTGCGAGCCGTCTAGCTTTAACAGGTTTAATATGTTACGTTTTATCGTTAGCTATGGATCAATTTATGATTATGCCACTAGAAAAACATAGTTTTTGGATTCCCTTATCTGGATGCTTAATGGTGATGCCAGGCGTCCATGATACATTAGGGAAATCAAGTGCGCGCGCCTTCGGATCATTATTCGGCGCATGTTTAGGAGTTTTACTATTTTCCATATTATTTCCATCACAAATTAATAATAAATTGCTTTACGCCGTAGTTTCAACTATATTGATTATTTTGTTTTTGACCATCAAAAAATTTAGTCAATTTTTCTTAATGATTAGCGTAACTTTTTGGCTAGTATTTTTATTAGGAGGAAGCATAGCTGGGGTAACTCGGATAGTTGATGTAATAATTGGAGGGAGTGTCGCTATTTTGATCTTGCTAATTTTTCCGGCAAAATCTAACGACGACTTTGCAGAAAACTTAGAGGATTGGGGGAAAGTAGCGGGATATATACTTTTATATATGTCAAATGAAGAAAAACTGAGCGACTTAAAAGAAAAGGACTTTAATACTTTATATATAATGCAGGATAAACTTAAACGTTCTGCAAACGAATTTATAATAGCAAATCGCGTGAAAAACGATTATGAGACGGTTTGCCTGATTGAAAGTATTAAGACATTAACTTCAAAAATTGAATTACAAATTGTGCAAATGAGGGAACATATTAAATTAGCAACGGTCCAGTTGCATGAGGTCCGGGGAGAATTTCAAGAATATTATGCTAGATTAAATTCTTTGACTAATTCTACAGAAATTGAGAAAAAAACTAAGGAGCAAAAACAAAGTTTAGATCATTACTATTTTGCTGAATTAAATTTAAATATAAAAAGATTGGAAATGGAAGTTGGACAAATACGGGCGGCTAATAAAGTATTTATTAACTCATAG
- a CDS encoding tryptophan-rich sensory protein — MIKRRPNWILLIASIVIVELIGSLSGILSGDIKAIYHNLTLPPLAPPDFIFGIVWPILYLMIGIVGYLILRDRTNARQNNLTLFVSQLVLNFVWSIVFFGASNRWISFLIIIVLDALVIWCVKRFWQTSKLAASLMVPYLIWILFATYLTLGTAILN; from the coding sequence ATGATTAAAAGAAGACCAAATTGGATTTTATTAATTGCCAGCATCGTCATCGTAGAATTAATTGGAAGCCTATCGGGAATATTGTCAGGAGATATTAAAGCAATTTACCATAACTTGACCTTGCCACCATTAGCACCCCCTGACTTTATTTTTGGCATTGTCTGGCCAATTTTATACCTAATGATTGGAATTGTCGGTTATTTAATTCTTCGTGACCGGACCAACGCACGCCAAAATAACTTGACTTTGTTTGTTAGCCAATTAGTCCTAAATTTTGTTTGGAGCATCGTTTTCTTTGGTGCAAGCAACCGCTGGATCAGCTTTTTAATTATCATCGTACTCGATGCACTAGTGATTTGGTGTGTGAAAAGATTTTGGCAAACTAGTAAATTAGCCGCTAGTCTAATGGTTCCGTACTTGATCTGGATCTTATTTGCTACCTACTTGACTTTAGGAACGGCGATTTTGAATTAA
- a CDS encoding DUF378 domain-containing protein — translation MKALDLTALILVIVGGINWLLVGLFQFDLVAALFGGQTAIISKIVYILVGLSALYSLKFLGVLSHRPEDDARYNNR, via the coding sequence ATGAAAGCATTGGATCTTACAGCGTTAATTCTAGTAATTGTCGGCGGTATCAACTGGCTCCTAGTGGGTCTTTTCCAATTTGACCTAGTAGCTGCCTTATTTGGTGGGCAAACAGCAATTATCTCTAAAATTGTCTACATTTTAGTGGGCTTAAGCGCCCTTTACAGCTTAAAATTCTTGGGCGTGCTTAGTCATCGTCCCGAAGACGACGCACGTTACAACAATCGGTAA
- a CDS encoding ABC transporter permease, whose amino-acid sequence MKNSLQQEVYKFIHRQGYWIGILTLWLLMALSAWLEGTTASSVAQSYDWGRWAAIVTSVLVAVNFGGEYENETVDTLFYKNRSRVEVFLAKLLVLLGYVLVLSLAGAIFTMILQATRAPSTLTWDLVINRQTLWHATLVTQFGNYAVLLVTIALVTGITCLTHSKVVAMGFSFLLIFTGTTLAGQLPKIIDSSWINWNPLNMLNLATQVTNPTLKSVTKLSVTQLAWGTGAYAIIFTALAYLFFSYGQPRSK is encoded by the coding sequence ATGAAAAATAGTTTACAACAGGAAGTTTATAAATTTATTCATCGCCAGGGGTATTGGATAGGAATTTTGACCCTTTGGCTTCTTATGGCACTTTCCGCATGGCTGGAAGGTACCACTGCTAGCTCGGTTGCTCAGAGTTATGACTGGGGAAGGTGGGCTGCAATAGTAACGAGTGTTTTGGTAGCAGTTAACTTTGGCGGAGAGTACGAAAACGAGACCGTCGATACCCTGTTTTACAAAAATCGTAGTCGTGTAGAGGTTTTTCTGGCCAAACTCTTGGTTTTATTAGGTTATGTGTTGGTACTTAGTTTGGCCGGGGCCATCTTCACAATGATATTACAAGCCACCCGAGCACCAAGTACCTTAACGTGGGATTTAGTAATTAATCGGCAAACCCTTTGGCATGCTACGCTTGTTACGCAGTTCGGAAATTATGCGGTGCTGCTAGTAACCATCGCTTTAGTAACGGGGATCACTTGCTTGACACACAGTAAGGTCGTGGCGATGGGATTTAGTTTTCTGTTGATTTTTACGGGAACTACCTTAGCCGGACAGCTTCCCAAAATTATTGATAGCTCATGGATTAATTGGAATCCTTTGAACATGTTGAACCTCGCCACACAAGTTACTAATCCGACGTTAAAAAGCGTAACTAAATTATCCGTTACCCAATTAGCATGGGGGACGGGGGCCTACGCCATCATTTTTACCGCTTTAGCGTACCTGTTTTTTAGCTATGGGCAACCACGTAGCAAGTAG
- a CDS encoding ABC transporter permease translates to MISVINQEAYKLLHKKMTWLAPFLIALLMVPFIMSFDDPISAPWLVMSSFGIDEIAPLIMILIAATFFSSEFKQRTILTMLAKTPSRKDVYLAKLIVVGLCDVAMHAFALIMTIILNMALPKFRIDLFKPYLYHQSLLTNILSMTLVDILVTMFLVSILFLISCSVTENAVVLAISLGVYFMGQIIPPGIRLLPEQYFNWLRWNPLNMMLLPLQYANYPVYHDMSHLSTLQLGLATTSYALFFAVLGYQVFRRRHY, encoded by the coding sequence TTGATATCCGTTATTAATCAAGAAGCATACAAGTTATTACATAAAAAAATGACTTGGCTTGCACCATTTTTAATAGCTTTACTAATGGTTCCGTTTATTATGTCGTTTGATGACCCCATTTCAGCTCCCTGGCTGGTAATGTCAAGTTTTGGAATCGATGAAATCGCACCCTTAATCATGATCTTAATTGCGGCGACCTTTTTTTCGTCAGAGTTTAAGCAGCGGACAATATTGACGATGCTAGCAAAAACGCCTAGTCGTAAAGACGTGTATTTAGCAAAGCTAATTGTTGTCGGACTTTGTGACGTTGCAATGCATGCTTTTGCGTTAATAATGACAATTATCCTTAATATGGCGCTCCCTAAATTCCGAATAGATTTATTTAAACCGTACTTGTACCATCAAAGCCTATTAACTAACATATTGAGCATGACCCTGGTGGATATTTTAGTAACCATGTTTTTAGTTAGCATTCTTTTCTTAATCTCTTGTTCCGTTACTGAAAACGCGGTTGTTTTAGCAATTAGTTTAGGCGTTTATTTTATGGGCCAAATTATTCCCCCGGGAATCCGACTCTTACCAGAGCAATATTTCAACTGGCTCCGTTGGAATCCACTAAACATGATGCTACTACCTCTACAATACGCAAATTATCCCGTCTACCACGATATGTCGCACCTTTCGACGTTGCAACTAGGATTGGCAACTACTAGTTATGCTCTGTTTTTCGCCGTATTAGGATACCAAGTTTTTCGGCGCCGCCATTATTAG